The proteins below come from a single Tissierella sp. MB52-C2 genomic window:
- the wecB gene encoding non-hydrolyzing UDP-N-acetylglucosamine 2-epimerase — protein MKRLKVMTVVGTRPEIIRLSAVINKLEESEAIDHVLVHTGQNYDYELNEVFFNDFKLKKPDYFLNAAVGTAVETIGNILVKIDPILDEVKPDAFLVLGDTNSCLCTIAAKRKHIPIFHMEAGNRCFDQRVPEETNRKIVDHIADINLTYSDIAREYLLKEGLSADRIIKTGSPMFEVLDSRRDDIEKSGVLERLNLEEGKYFVVSAHREENINSEENFLDLVDSLNAVAEKYQLPIIVSTHPRTRKMIEAKGIEFNPLIQTLKPLGFNDYVKLQTKAKAVLSDSGTISEESSILRFRALNIRQAHERPEAMEEASVMMVGLKKERILQGLEVLETQEKDILRLVGDYSMPNVSDKVLRIILSYTDYVNRVIWGE, from the coding sequence ATGAAAAGACTAAAAGTGATGACGGTAGTAGGCACTAGACCAGAGATTATAAGACTGTCAGCTGTAATAAATAAATTAGAAGAATCAGAAGCAATAGACCATGTATTAGTACATACAGGTCAAAACTATGATTATGAACTAAATGAAGTATTCTTCAATGACTTTAAATTAAAGAAACCTGATTACTTTCTTAATGCAGCTGTAGGAACAGCAGTAGAAACCATAGGGAATATCCTAGTAAAAATAGATCCAATATTAGATGAAGTAAAGCCAGATGCGTTTTTAGTACTTGGAGATACCAATAGCTGCCTTTGTACCATAGCAGCTAAGAGAAAACATATACCAATATTCCATATGGAAGCTGGAAATAGATGCTTTGATCAAAGAGTACCAGAAGAAACTAATAGAAAAATAGTAGATCATATAGCAGATATTAATTTAACTTATAGTGATATTGCAAGAGAATATTTATTAAAAGAAGGGCTATCAGCAGATAGAATCATTAAAACAGGAAGCCCTATGTTTGAAGTTCTTGATTCAAGAAGAGATGATATTGAGAAATCAGGTGTACTAGAAAGATTAAATTTAGAAGAAGGAAAATACTTTGTTGTGTCAGCCCATAGAGAGGAGAATATAAATTCAGAAGAGAATTTTTTAGACTTAGTAGATAGTCTGAACGCTGTAGCAGAAAAATATCAGCTACCAATTATAGTAAGTACACATCCAAGAACAAGAAAGATGATAGAAGCTAAAGGAATAGAATTTAATCCATTAATACAAACTCTAAAGCCATTAGGATTTAATGATTATGTAAAACTTCAGACAAAAGCAAAAGCAGTACTTAGTGATAGTGGAACAATCAGTGAAGAATCATCAATCCTTCGATTTAGAGCATTAAATATTAGACAAGCTCACGAGAGACCAGAAGCAATGGAAGAAGCATCTGTAATGATGGTAGGACTTAAAAAAGAAAGAATACTTCAAGGACTTGAAGTTTTAGAAACTCAAGAAAAAGATATTTTAAGATTAGTTGGAGATTATAGTATGCCAAATGTATCGGATAAGGTGCTAAGAATAATTCTATCTTATACTGATTATGTGAATAGAGTGATTTGGGGTGAGTAA
- a CDS encoding glycosyltransferase family 4 protein yields MTFKKVDEDMNILFLTLSKMEDIRQRGIYTDLVRELSSRGVNVYIVSPRQKRENLPTELSKEGNIKVLKVKTGNITATKSFIEKGISTLMIEYQYLKAIKDNFKDIKFDMIMYSTPPITFNKIIKYYKKHHNSKTYLILKDIFPQNAVDIGLMKKDGILYNMFRKKEISLYNNSDFIGCMSYGNLDYILQHNNYVTKNKLEIFPNAIEPIEKKQKTSKDKQILDKYKIPEDTTLFVYGGNLGKPQGIDFVIKIVDEFYKVENGHLLIVGSGTEFNKINTHIENSKPLGVSIFERLPKEEYDKLIGCADVGLIFLDYRFTIPNFPSRLTSYMENSLPILAATDKNTDIKDVLLESKSGLWCESTDENKFIKHAQKLSSEKELRENMGLSGRKYLEDNYDIRKTVDILLNHLLEGDAQNV; encoded by the coding sequence TTGACATTTAAGAAAGTAGATGAAGATATGAATATATTATTTCTAACATTATCAAAAATGGAAGATATAAGGCAAAGAGGTATATATACAGATTTAGTAAGAGAACTAAGTTCAAGAGGGGTTAATGTATATATAGTATCTCCAAGACAAAAAAGAGAAAACCTTCCAACAGAACTATCTAAAGAAGGCAATATAAAGGTATTGAAAGTTAAAACAGGAAATATAACAGCAACAAAATCATTTATAGAGAAAGGTATTTCAACTCTTATGATTGAATATCAGTACCTCAAAGCTATAAAAGACAATTTTAAAGATATTAAATTTGACATGATAATGTATTCAACCCCACCTATAACATTTAATAAAATTATAAAATATTATAAGAAACATCATAATAGTAAGACATATCTAATTCTTAAAGATATATTTCCACAAAATGCAGTGGATATAGGCTTAATGAAAAAGGATGGAATTCTATACAACATGTTTAGAAAGAAGGAAATAAGTTTATATAACAATTCGGATTTTATAGGGTGTATGTCTTATGGAAATTTAGATTATATTTTACAACACAATAACTATGTAACTAAAAATAAGTTGGAGATATTTCCAAACGCTATAGAACCAATAGAAAAAAAACAAAAAACAAGTAAAGACAAACAAATTCTAGACAAATATAAGATTCCAGAAGATACAACTTTATTTGTATATGGTGGAAATTTAGGTAAACCACAAGGTATTGATTTTGTGATTAAGATAGTTGATGAATTTTATAAAGTTGAAAACGGACATTTACTAATAGTAGGTAGTGGAACCGAGTTTAATAAGATAAACACACATATAGAAAATAGCAAACCTTTGGGAGTAAGTATTTTTGAAAGACTGCCAAAAGAAGAATACGATAAATTAATAGGTTGTGCAGATGTTGGACTGATTTTTTTAGATTATAGATTTACAATACCAAACTTTCCTTCGAGGCTTACTTCTTATATGGAAAATTCATTGCCTATATTAGCTGCTACAGATAAAAATACAGATATAAAGGATGTATTGCTAGAATCAAAAAGTGGTCTTTGGTGTGAAAGTACAGATGAAAATAAATTTATTAAACATGCCCAGAAGCTATCTAGTGAAAAAGAACTTAGAGAAAATATGGGGCTAAGTGGTAGAAAGTATCTAGAAGATAATTATGATATAAGAAAAACGGTTGATATATTACTGAATCATTTATTAGAAGGAGATGCTCAAAATGTTTAA
- a CDS encoding capsular polysaccharide biosynthesis protein CapF, producing the protein MKILVTGANGFVGKNLIAELKNRGYSEIFMCTRETTKAQLDEYTKECDFIFHLAGVNRPKDEKEFMEGNFRFTYELLESLKKNNNKSSILITSSIQAEIENSYGISKKAGEELLFKYGKETGTKVYIYRLPNLFGKWSKPNYNSVVSTFCHNIARDLEIQVNDPEVELNLCYIDDVLDEFISVLVQNPTIDREFCTVPTVHEVKLGKLAELIQSFKESRKDLSIPSMEEPFTKKLYSTYLSYLPEDKFSYPLKMNMDNRGSFTEFIRTTERGQVSVNVSKPGITKGNHWHHTKNEKFLVVSGEGLIRFRKIDSKEIIEYRVSGKKLEVVDIPTGYTHSIVNIGDTDMVTIMWANECYNPEKSDTYYLEV; encoded by the coding sequence ATGAAGATATTGGTAACAGGTGCTAATGGATTCGTAGGTAAAAATTTAATAGCTGAACTTAAAAATAGAGGATATAGTGAAATATTCATGTGTACTAGAGAAACTACTAAAGCTCAATTAGATGAATATACTAAAGAATGTGATTTCATATTTCATCTAGCAGGAGTTAATAGACCTAAAGATGAAAAAGAATTTATGGAAGGTAATTTTAGATTTACTTACGAACTGCTAGAATCACTAAAAAAGAATAATAATAAGTCATCTATTTTAATTACTTCCTCTATTCAAGCTGAAATAGAGAATTCTTATGGAATAAGTAAAAAAGCAGGAGAAGAATTATTATTTAAATATGGTAAAGAAACTGGAACTAAAGTTTATATCTATCGTTTACCAAATTTATTTGGAAAATGGAGCAAGCCAAACTATAATTCTGTAGTATCTACTTTTTGTCATAATATCGCCAGAGACTTAGAGATTCAAGTAAACGATCCAGAGGTGGAACTTAATCTTTGTTATATAGATGATGTATTAGATGAATTCATAAGCGTCTTAGTACAAAATCCTACAATAGATAGAGAATTTTGTACAGTGCCTACTGTACATGAAGTAAAACTTGGTAAATTAGCAGAATTAATTCAAAGCTTTAAGGAAAGTAGAAAGGATTTGAGCATCCCTAGTATGGAAGAACCCTTTACTAAAAAACTATATAGTACATATCTAAGCTATTTACCAGAAGATAAGTTTTCCTATCCATTAAAAATGAATATGGATAATAGGGGGTCTTTTACAGAATTTATAAGAACAACTGAAAGAGGGCAAGTATCAGTAAATGTATCTAAACCTGGAATCACAAAAGGCAATCACTGGCACCATACAAAGAATGAGAAATTTTTAGTGGTTAGTGGAGAAGGATTAATTAGATTTAGAAAAATAGATTCAAAAGAAATAATTGAGTATAGAGTTAGTGGAAAAAAATTGGAAGTAGTAGATATACCAACAGGATATACCCATTCAATAGTTAATATAGGAGATACAGATATGGTAACAATAATGTGGGCTAACGAGTGCTATAATCCTGAAAAATCAGATACTTATTACTTGGAGGTTTAA
- a CDS encoding GNAT family N-acetyltransferase, translating into MLSVVSIDESNKWDEIVRSFKEYDVYYLSNYTRAFKIHGDGEPTLFYYEDEYVRAINVVMKRDIGNNPKFEGKIPLNTHFDLTTPYGYGGFLIEGKVQEDSLKNIFLEYNSYCKNNGIISEFVRFHPILNNSKGMEFTYDIKALGKTVSIKLKSKEYIWDNLTSKNRNVIRKAKKSGIEIYWGRNRELIDEFIDMYNATMYKDNADEYYYFKEDFYNSILNDLKYNFLMFYAVHEKKIIAMSMILFSNNQMHYHLSASIREYLTYAPTNLLLYEAACWGANNGYDTLHLGGGLGSKEDSLYKFKKAFNKDLENDFDIGRKIFDVEKYKKLVEMRKNEEGFDEDGQFFPIYRG; encoded by the coding sequence ATGTTATCGGTTGTTTCAATAGATGAATCAAACAAATGGGATGAAATAGTTAGAAGTTTCAAAGAATATGATGTATACTATCTTTCTAACTATACACGGGCATTTAAGATTCATGGAGATGGTGAACCAACACTTTTTTACTATGAAGATGAATATGTAAGAGCTATAAATGTTGTAATGAAAAGAGATATTGGTAATAATCCAAAATTTGAAGGCAAGATACCCTTAAATACTCATTTTGATTTAACTACGCCTTATGGTTATGGAGGATTTTTGATAGAAGGGAAGGTACAGGAAGATAGCCTTAAAAATATCTTTCTTGAATATAATTCATATTGTAAAAATAATGGTATAATTAGTGAATTTGTTCGATTTCATCCTATCTTAAACAATAGTAAAGGGATGGAGTTCACATATGATATAAAAGCATTAGGAAAGACAGTATCAATAAAGCTGAAATCGAAGGAATATATTTGGGATAATTTAACTAGTAAAAATAGAAATGTAATTAGAAAAGCTAAAAAATCTGGAATTGAAATATATTGGGGACGCAACCGGGAATTAATAGATGAATTTATTGATATGTATAATGCCACCATGTACAAGGACAATGCTGATGAATATTATTATTTTAAAGAAGACTTCTATAATAGCATTTTAAATGATTTGAAATATAATTTTCTTATGTTTTATGCTGTGCATGAAAAAAAGATTATTGCTATGTCAATGATTTTATTCTCCAATAATCAAATGCATTATCATTTATCAGCTTCTATTAGAGAGTATTTAACCTATGCACCTACCAATCTATTATTATACGAAGCTGCTTGTTGGGGTGCAAATAATGGATATGATACTTTACATTTAGGTGGGGGTCTTGGGAGTAAAGAAGATAGTTTATATAAGTTTAAAAAGGCTTTTAATAAAGATTTAGAAAATGATTTTGATATTGGAAGAAAGATTTTTGATGTTGAAAAGTATAAAAAATTAGTTGAGATGCGGAAGAATGAAGAAGGTTTTGACGAAGATGGACAATTTTTCCCTATTTATAGAGGTTAG
- a CDS encoding polysaccharide biosynthesis protein → MFKNKILLITGGTGSFGNAVLNRFLDTDIKEIRIFSRDEKKQDDMRKQYKNDKVKFYIGDVRNIQSIKNAMYDVDYVFHAAALKQVPSCEFFPIEAVKTNILGTENVLTAAISCGVKKVICLSTDKAAYPINAMGISKAMMEKVFVAKSKTVSSDRTVICGTRYGNVMASRGSVIPLFVEQIKNGQPLTITEPSMTRFLMSLEEAVELVVFAFENAKSGDVMVQKSPASTVGDLAQAIKELFSVDNEINIIGTRHGEKQYETLLTKEESMVAEDMGGFYRVPSDKRDLNYDKYFTEGKKELVLQEEYNSNNTEILNIEQIKEKLLSLEYIKEELKGWSK, encoded by the coding sequence ATGTTTAAGAATAAAATACTACTAATAACTGGAGGGACAGGCTCCTTTGGAAATGCTGTACTAAATAGATTTCTAGATACAGATATAAAAGAAATTCGTATATTTTCTCGTGATGAAAAGAAACAAGATGACATGAGAAAACAATATAAAAATGATAAGGTTAAGTTTTATATTGGTGATGTACGAAATATACAAAGTATTAAAAATGCAATGTATGATGTGGATTATGTATTTCATGCAGCAGCTTTAAAACAAGTGCCGTCATGTGAATTTTTTCCTATTGAAGCAGTTAAAACCAATATACTAGGTACGGAAAATGTACTTACTGCGGCAATTAGCTGTGGAGTAAAAAAAGTTATTTGCCTTTCTACAGATAAAGCAGCTTATCCAATCAATGCTATGGGAATATCAAAAGCTATGATGGAGAAAGTATTTGTTGCAAAATCTAAAACTGTATCTTCTGATAGGACAGTGATTTGTGGAACTAGGTATGGAAATGTAATGGCATCTAGGGGTTCAGTAATACCGCTATTTGTAGAACAAATAAAAAATGGACAACCATTAACAATAACAGAGCCCAGTATGACAAGATTTTTAATGAGTTTAGAAGAAGCAGTAGAATTAGTTGTATTTGCTTTTGAAAATGCAAAGTCAGGAGATGTTATGGTGCAGAAATCTCCAGCATCTACTGTGGGAGATTTAGCTCAGGCAATAAAAGAACTATTTAGTGTAGATAATGAAATCAACATAATAGGAACTCGTCACGGAGAAAAACAATATGAAACTCTACTTACAAAAGAGGAATCTATGGTAGCAGAAGATATGGGTGGGTTTTATAGAGTGCCATCTGATAAAAGAGATCTTAACTATGATAAATACTTTACAGAAGGTAAAAAAGAACTAGTGCTACAGGAAGAATATAACTCAAATAATACAGAAATTTTAAATATAGAACAAATAAAAGAAAAACTTTTAAGCCTAGAATACATAAAAGAAGAGCTGAAAGGTTGGAGTAAGTAA
- a CDS encoding GNAT family protein, producing MNIRGKFVTLRAMEEEDQELLREMVNDPDIEKMVGGYSFPISKSQQNNWFNNNVNNQNNIRLIIETEEDGAVGFANIVNIDWKNRSAFHGIKIANKKFRSRGIGTDTVMAVMRYAFEELQLNRLDGTIIKYNEPSRKLYCDKCSWKVEGIKRKSVFKQNDYHDELIVGILKEEYEELIKLNNYWSN from the coding sequence ATGAATATTAGAGGAAAATTTGTTACATTGAGAGCAATGGAAGAAGAAGATCAAGAATTGTTAAGAGAAATGGTGAATGATCCTGATATAGAAAAAATGGTAGGTGGGTATTCTTTTCCCATTTCCAAATCTCAACAAAACAATTGGTTTAATAATAATGTCAATAATCAAAATAATATACGATTAATAATCGAAACTGAAGAAGATGGAGCAGTAGGATTTGCTAATATTGTGAACATCGATTGGAAAAATAGATCTGCATTTCATGGTATAAAGATTGCAAATAAAAAGTTTAGATCGAGGGGAATAGGAACTGATACAGTAATGGCAGTTATGAGATATGCCTTTGAGGAATTACAGCTGAATCGTTTAGATGGAACAATTATCAAATACAATGAACCTTCAAGAAAATTATATTGTGATAAATGTAGTTGGAAAGTAGAAGGGATAAAAAGAAAATCTGTTTTCAAACAAAATGATTATCATGATGAATTAATAGTTGGTATTTTAAAAGAAGAATATGAAGAGTTAATTAAATTAAATAATTATTGGAGTAATTAA
- a CDS encoding sugar transferase yields MYKKYFKRLMDIVLSLIALIVLSPVILIVAILVRIKLGSPVIFKQERPGLNEKIFTMYKFRTMTDEEDKNGELMPDSVRLTKFGRILRSTSLDELPELFNILKGDMSIVGPRPLAVQYLPYYTKIERIRHSVRPGLSGLAQINGRNLATWEQRFRYDIEYVNNISFLGDLEIIFKTINKTIKRENIGERGLDSPQDFDKYRQNI; encoded by the coding sequence ATGTATAAAAAATACTTTAAAAGACTAATGGATATTGTATTATCATTAATTGCACTTATTGTATTATCACCTGTGATTCTTATAGTAGCTATACTTGTGAGAATTAAGCTTGGTAGTCCTGTAATCTTTAAACAAGAAAGACCAGGTTTAAATGAAAAAATATTCACTATGTATAAGTTTAGGACAATGACAGATGAGGAGGATAAAAATGGTGAGTTGATGCCTGACAGTGTTAGATTGACTAAATTTGGTAGAATTTTGAGAAGTACATCTTTAGATGAATTACCAGAATTATTTAATATACTGAAAGGTGATATGAGTATTGTTGGGCCTAGACCTCTAGCGGTTCAGTACTTACCTTATTATACCAAAATCGAAAGAATTAGACACTCTGTAAGACCTGGATTGTCTGGACTTGCCCAAATAAATGGAAGGAATTTAGCAACATGGGAACAGAGATTTCGTTATGACATAGAATATGTAAATAATATTTCTTTTTTAGGAGATTTAGAAATTATTTTTAAGACTATTAATAAAACTATTAAAAGGGAAAACATAGGTGAACGTGGATTAGACTCTCCACAAGATTTTGATAAATATAGGCAGAATATATAA